One region of Duncaniella freteri genomic DNA includes:
- a CDS encoding FimB/Mfa2 family fimbrial subunit — MKLFGRNIIKSIICTAIAAVQGIAFTACDSIIYNDLDPCPEGLRLRFVYDYNMEFANAFYSQVDCLTLHVYDKDGNYVATRTETARDLLSDENWRMTLDLPAGEYNLIAYGGMACTQSSFAYSTVPSTGTKMQDINVFLKPESITQPNGTKLHDLFYGNLNITIPEASDDYTEATVEMMKDTNNLRIVLQHLSGRPVNHEDFTYTLTADNTRLDHANDVVSTGITTYNPWATGNVLAGINGFDGSDVQAAYAEFSTSRFIHGAEPRLTICRASDGRQVVSIPLVNYLLMLKSQEFADMESQEFLDRESRWKMVFFLDEGNTWINTQIVINDWVVRINDTEL, encoded by the coding sequence ATGAAACTGTTCGGACGAAATATCATCAAATCAATCATCTGCACGGCAATAGCAGCCGTGCAGGGGATTGCCTTCACCGCATGCGACTCCATAATCTACAACGATCTGGATCCATGCCCCGAAGGGCTCAGGCTGCGTTTCGTCTATGACTACAACATGGAGTTTGCCAACGCATTCTACTCTCAGGTCGACTGCCTGACACTCCATGTGTACGACAAAGACGGGAACTATGTGGCAACACGCACCGAAACTGCCCGCGACCTGCTCTCCGACGAGAACTGGCGCATGACACTCGACCTCCCGGCAGGGGAATACAACCTCATAGCCTACGGAGGCATGGCCTGCACACAAAGCTCTTTTGCCTACAGCACCGTACCATCGACCGGAACGAAGATGCAGGACATCAACGTGTTTCTAAAGCCTGAGAGCATCACTCAGCCCAATGGCACCAAACTCCACGACCTCTTCTACGGCAACCTCAACATCACCATTCCCGAGGCGAGCGACGACTACACCGAGGCAACAGTGGAAATGATGAAGGACACCAACAATCTCCGCATCGTGCTCCAGCATCTCAGCGGACGCCCTGTCAACCATGAGGACTTCACCTACACCCTCACAGCCGACAACACCCGCCTCGACCATGCCAACGATGTTGTAAGCACAGGTATCACCACCTATAATCCATGGGCGACAGGCAATGTGCTCGCCGGAATCAACGGATTCGACGGCAGCGACGTGCAGGCAGCCTATGCCGAGTTCAGCACATCGCGCTTCATTCACGGAGCAGAGCCGCGCCTCACCATATGCCGCGCCTCCGACGGCAGGCAGGTGGTGTCGATACCCCTTGTCAACTACCTCCTAATGCTCAAGAGCCAGGAGTTTGCCGACATGGAATCTCAGGAGTTCCTCGACCGTGAAAGCCGGTGGAAAATGGTATTCTTCCTTGACGAAGGCAATACCTGGATAAACACCCAGATAGTCATAAACGACTGGGTGGTACGTATCAACGACACTGAATTATGA
- a CDS encoding fimbrial protein: MMTKLLGHISLTGLIAGMILASCSSDDNITQATMPAEDGPIVNLSFSVVVHDAADNSSRSSVVTIPDKDNFFEGVDSKYEKIRTLRVIILHQDDETVEHNKVFTLSEDGDVRYDYMKFKVRGGEKKRIYLFANEQSIDYNFDNLKVNSRFPTSEIADLTIQATDGLLIDNTGTEKRYIPMSEVWSDIDIKMPQNPEDYNQTLSPLFLTRAGVKFTFTVKALDGAGLALSKISFNRLADKQYLLPRDTKYSPEKGKPSISNFPADPDADIPGRFITEYKVPADTTHSTYDFTVNNVELDGLDGTTPEKTYTWYKPMYFCESGYDKPYSVAITVASKSTDKDGKVIYTDPYTFTPKELDNLPILPRNTHVKVNITLGKAGITCDVKLIPYTEIILNPDFGLDVRTVR, translated from the coding sequence ATGATGACCAAACTATTAGGACACATATCTCTCACAGGACTCATTGCAGGGATGATATTGGCATCGTGCTCAAGCGATGACAATATCACCCAGGCAACCATGCCCGCGGAGGACGGTCCCATTGTCAACCTCAGCTTCTCGGTTGTGGTCCACGATGCTGCCGACAACTCATCACGCTCAAGTGTAGTCACCATCCCCGACAAGGACAACTTCTTCGAAGGTGTGGACTCGAAGTACGAGAAGATACGCACTCTCCGTGTCATAATCCTCCATCAGGACGATGAGACCGTGGAGCACAACAAAGTGTTCACCCTCAGTGAAGACGGAGATGTGCGCTACGACTATATGAAATTCAAGGTGAGAGGTGGCGAAAAGAAGAGAATATATCTCTTCGCAAATGAGCAGAGCATCGACTACAACTTCGACAATCTGAAAGTCAATTCCAGATTCCCCACCTCGGAGATAGCCGACCTTACCATACAAGCCACCGACGGACTGCTCATCGACAACACCGGGACCGAGAAACGTTACATACCCATGAGCGAAGTGTGGAGCGACATCGACATAAAGATGCCACAGAACCCTGAGGACTACAACCAGACACTCTCGCCTCTGTTCCTCACCCGCGCCGGAGTCAAGTTCACATTCACTGTGAAAGCTCTCGACGGAGCCGGACTCGCCCTGTCGAAAATAAGCTTCAACCGCCTTGCCGACAAGCAGTATCTACTGCCACGCGACACGAAGTACTCACCCGAGAAAGGAAAGCCGTCAATATCGAATTTCCCTGCCGATCCTGATGCGGATATTCCGGGACGCTTCATAACCGAATACAAAGTGCCTGCCGACACAACCCACAGCACCTACGATTTCACCGTCAATAATGTGGAGCTTGATGGGCTCGACGGTACCACTCCCGAAAAGACCTACACCTGGTATAAGCCTATGTACTTCTGTGAAAGCGGATATGACAAACCATATTCCGTAGCCATCACAGTAGCGTCGAAAAGCACCGACAAGGATGGAAAGGTGATTTACACCGATCCCTATACATTCACCCCCAAAGAGCTTGACAACCTTCCCATCCTGCCGCGCAACACTCACGTGAAAGTGAATATAACACTCGGCAAAGCCGGTATAACATGTGATGTCAAGCTTATACCCTATACCGAAATAATTCTTAACCCTGACTTCGGACTTGACGTACGAACAGTAAGATAG